The following coding sequences are from one Thermodesulfobacteriota bacterium window:
- a CDS encoding TetR/AcrR family transcriptional regulator codes for MPGKKKKRMPGKERSAQIVDVAAGLFAKKGFKGATTREIARAAGISEATIFKHFARKEDLYAALIDKYCTDPEGRLFLASRLEGKSGREFFKELALLIMERYRQDTTFTRLLFFSALEGHELSDMFMKSRGMESLELLSGHVGELMRNGSLKKGDPELAARAFAGMVAHYCMFQEVFGFKKFFKRRPEDVAEMFVDIFMNGMAKGRRK; via the coding sequence ATGCCGGGGAAGAAAAAGAAGAGGATGCCAGGCAAGGAGCGGAGCGCCCAGATAGTGGACGTTGCCGCGGGGCTCTTCGCCAAAAAGGGCTTTAAGGGCGCGACCACGAGAGAGATCGCCAGGGCGGCCGGGATAAGCGAGGCCACCATATTCAAGCACTTCGCCAGGAAGGAAGATCTCTACGCAGCACTCATAGACAAGTACTGCACCGACCCCGAGGGACGGCTCTTCCTTGCCTCAAGGCTCGAGGGAAAGAGCGGCAGGGAGTTCTTCAAGGAGCTCGCCCTCCTTATAATGGAGAGGTACCGGCAGGACACCACCTTTACGAGGCTCCTCTTCTTCAGCGCCCTCGAGGGGCACGAACTCTCGGATATGTTCATGAAGTCCCGAGGCATGGAAAGCCTGGAGCTTCTCTCGGGTCACGTGGGTGAGCTTATGCGTAATGGGTCGTTAAAGAAGGGCGACCCCGAGCTCGCGGCAAGGGCTTTTGCCGGGATGGTCGCGCACTACTGCATGTTCCAGGAGGTCTTCGGCTTCAAGAAGTTCTTTAAGCGGCGGCCGGAGGACGTGGCCGAAATGTTCGTGGATATCTTTATGAACGGCATGGCGAAGGGAAGACGTAAGTGA
- a CDS encoding ABC transporter permease, whose amino-acid sequence MTGIKTPLTHYIDIIYVLTQKEMKVRYKSSYLGYLWSVLHPLAFALVFFMVFKVVMRIGMEDYAIFLIAGLFPWQWFSNSINFSPMIFINNAAIVKKVKFPRDTLPLSVVLQDMIHFILSILVIVFFLLIYGRAPSLSWLYGVPALLAIQFLMTYGISLVVASVNVFFRDLERLTTIFMTFLFYCTPIIYPETMVPERYQYLLSLNPLAPLMISWRGLFLDGTVEPGYLMLSLAYAVVSFVLGRMIFKRLSWKFAEAI is encoded by the coding sequence ATGACCGGAATAAAAACGCCACTTACTCACTATATCGACATCATATACGTCCTGACGCAGAAGGAGATGAAGGTCAGGTACAAGAGCAGCTACCTGGGCTATCTATGGTCCGTACTGCATCCGCTCGCGTTCGCCCTGGTCTTCTTCATGGTCTTCAAGGTGGTCATGAGGATAGGGATGGAGGACTACGCGATATTCCTGATTGCGGGGCTGTTCCCGTGGCAGTGGTTTTCCAATTCAATCAACTTTTCGCCGATGATATTCATCAACAACGCCGCCATCGTAAAGAAGGTCAAGTTCCCCAGGGACACCCTCCCCCTCTCGGTGGTGCTTCAGGACATGATACACTTCATCCTGTCCATCCTCGTTATAGTCTTTTTCCTTCTCATATACGGCAGGGCCCCCTCCCTCTCCTGGCTATACGGCGTACCGGCCCTGCTGGCAATACAGTTCCTGATGACGTACGGCATATCGCTGGTGGTCGCCTCGGTGAACGTCTTTTTCCGGGACCTCGAAAGGCTCACGACTATATTCATGACCTTCCTCTTTTACTGCACGCCCATCATATACCCCGAGACCATGGTGCCGGAGAGATATCAGTACCTGCTGAGCCTGAACCCCCTCGCTCCTCTTATGATAAGCTGGAGGGGGCTTTTCCTGGACGGGACGGTGGAGCCGGGATATCTGATGCTTAGCCTCGCGTATGCGGTCGTCTCGTTCGTGCTGGGTCGTATGATATTCAAAAGACTCTCCTGGAAGTTCGCGGAGGCCATATGA
- a CDS encoding ABC transporter ATP-binding protein has translation MNEPAIVFDGVCKSYPLYHHMEGIKNFLFRLPSAISSMRKSSYEVLRDVSFEVRKGECLGIIGKNGSGKSTTLGLIAGVLRQSKGRIAVSGRVSPILELGGGFHPELTGEENIVLNGVLLGLRKKEVERRLDEIVGFSELGEFIDQPIRTYSSGMLARLGFSVVVHLDPEILLIDEVLAVGDTKFQKKCIDKMLAFKRDGITMVFVSHAMDDIEKICDRVVWIEDHSIKMEGKTREVVEGYTNGG, from the coding sequence ATGAACGAGCCGGCTATAGTCTTCGACGGGGTCTGCAAAAGCTACCCGCTATACCACCATATGGAGGGGATTAAAAACTTCCTCTTCCGCCTCCCCAGCGCCATAAGCTCCATGAGGAAGTCGAGCTACGAGGTGTTGAGGGACGTCTCGTTCGAGGTCCGCAAAGGGGAGTGCCTGGGCATAATAGGAAAAAACGGCTCTGGCAAGAGCACCACCCTGGGGCTCATCGCCGGGGTGCTGAGGCAGTCGAAGGGGCGTATCGCCGTAAGCGGCAGGGTCTCCCCCATACTCGAACTCGGGGGGGGGTTCCATCCGGAGCTCACGGGAGAGGAGAACATAGTCCTTAACGGGGTGCTCCTGGGCCTCAGAAAGAAAGAGGTGGAACGCCGGCTCGACGAGATTGTCGGGTTTTCGGAGCTGGGGGAGTTCATAGACCAGCCGATAAGGACCTATTCGAGCGGCATGCTCGCGAGGCTCGGCTTCTCGGTGGTCGTGCACCTCGACCCGGAGATACTCCTCATAGACGAAGTGCTGGCCGTAGGCGACACGAAGTTCCAGAAGAAGTGCATCGATAAGATGCTGGCCTTCAAAAGGGACGGCATTACGATGGTCTTCGTCTCCCACGCCATGGACGACATAGAAAAGATATGCGACAGGGTCGTATGGATCGAGGACCATTCGATAAAGATGGAAGGCAAGACCCGCGAGGTAGTCGAAGGATATACCAATGGGGGATAA